In one window of Chryseobacterium phocaeense DNA:
- a CDS encoding LacI family DNA-binding transcriptional regulator produces MKRITIKDLAKFLSLSTSTISRALLDDKNVNLETRKRVLDAADQLGYKPNLTALNLKSGQSKTIGVVVPEMITPFSAKVLEGIQHVLYPLGYRLVITQSDENPLIERKNLQLLEDFNVDGIIINVCHETYNNDVYRQMMTQGTPLVFFDRIPDKSLDVSKVVVDDYISSSLLVEYLIKTGRKRIAHIMGPSTIRNAVERANGYKRILTKYNLADENLIIKTEGMSFEHGKDAVQQLLRRKVEFDSIFAFSDTLAIGAMNALLEHNIKIPDDVAVASFSGTELSTIVYPQLTSVQQPLVAMGEAAAELMLEKIKDRSAPGRTVLMDAVLVQRASTL; encoded by the coding sequence ATGAAACGTATTACGATTAAAGACCTCGCCAAATTTTTGTCATTATCTACCTCTACGATCTCCAGAGCGCTCCTTGATGATAAAAATGTGAACCTGGAAACAAGGAAACGGGTGCTGGATGCTGCTGATCAATTAGGCTATAAACCCAACCTGACGGCATTGAATTTAAAGTCAGGGCAGTCAAAAACAATAGGGGTTGTGGTTCCGGAGATGATCACTCCGTTTTCGGCAAAGGTTCTTGAGGGGATTCAGCATGTGCTTTACCCTCTCGGTTACAGGCTGGTGATTACCCAATCTGATGAGAATCCTCTTATTGAAAGAAAAAACCTGCAATTGCTGGAAGATTTCAATGTAGACGGAATCATTATCAATGTCTGCCATGAAACCTATAATAATGATGTGTACCGGCAGATGATGACCCAGGGAACACCATTGGTATTCTTTGACAGAATTCCGGATAAATCGCTGGATGTTTCCAAAGTGGTGGTGGATGATTATATCAGCTCCTCACTGCTTGTAGAATACCTGATTAAAACGGGAAGAAAAAGAATTGCCCACATTATGGGACCGTCTACCATCCGGAATGCCGTAGAAAGGGCTAACGGCTATAAACGTATTCTCACCAAATACAATCTGGCTGACGAAAACCTGATCATCAAAACGGAAGGAATGTCCTTTGAACATGGAAAAGATGCAGTACAGCAGTTGCTGCGAAGAAAGGTGGAATTCGACAGTATTTTTGCTTTCAGTGATACTTTAGCCATCGGAGCGATGAATGCTCTTCTTGAACATAACATAAAAATACCAGATGATGTGGCCGTGGCCAGCTTTTCGGGAACTGAACTCTCAACAATTGTTTATCCCCAGCTTACCAGTGTACAGCAGCCTTTGGTTGCCATGGGTGAAGCTGCGGCAGAACTGATGCTGGAAAAAATAAAAGACCGTTCGGCACCCGGCAGAACGGTTTTAATGGATGCGGTCTTGGTGCAGAGGGCTTCTACTTTATAA
- a CDS encoding mannitol dehydrogenase family protein: MKTVSYHYDVQKIKTGIVHIGVGNFHRAHQQFYTHKILESEDQQEWGICGICLLPSDEKIVKNLKAQNLEYSLTVCGRDGNDEVYRIGSLRELIWGTEDPEAVMEKIADGSVKIITLTITEGGYNLDKETGAFILDDENIQHDLKTSGTPSTVFGFVTEGLRRRKLKNNGGITVLSCDNLQHNGNTAKKAFTTFIEAKDKELVEWVNANVTFPNSMVDRITPAVTPEDVQRLNEKSDLKDLAPVYCEDFAQWVIEDDFIAGRPAWERAGVEFTDDVTAFENMKLSLLNASHTLLSYPSFLMGYRKVDQAIEDQNVVKFIRNFMDMDITPLVPAPKNTNLEDYKKTLLERFSNHSVSDQVSRLCFDGMSKFPVYIIPNLSIMIKAGMDLTRPAFLIASYRHYLKYKTDDQGHSYEIGEPWLTAEDQKLIEDEDPAAFLSVSALKGTDLKTSAAFVDLFGRFVHQIKNEGTGSALKSILK; the protein is encoded by the coding sequence ATGAAGACCGTTTCTTATCACTATGATGTCCAAAAAATAAAAACCGGAATTGTGCACATTGGTGTGGGAAATTTCCACCGTGCCCATCAGCAGTTTTATACCCATAAAATATTAGAGTCAGAAGATCAGCAGGAATGGGGGATCTGTGGAATCTGCTTACTGCCTTCAGATGAAAAAATAGTTAAGAATTTAAAAGCTCAGAACCTGGAATATTCTCTTACCGTATGCGGAAGAGACGGAAATGATGAGGTTTACAGGATAGGATCGCTTCGGGAACTGATCTGGGGAACAGAAGATCCGGAAGCCGTGATGGAGAAAATTGCAGACGGTTCGGTAAAAATCATCACCTTAACGATCACAGAGGGCGGCTATAATCTGGATAAGGAAACCGGAGCTTTTATTTTGGATGATGAGAACATTCAGCATGATTTAAAAACATCCGGAACTCCTTCAACAGTATTCGGATTTGTGACGGAAGGACTTCGCCGGAGAAAACTTAAAAATAACGGAGGGATTACCGTGCTTTCCTGTGATAACCTGCAGCACAACGGTAATACCGCTAAAAAAGCATTTACCACTTTCATAGAAGCTAAGGATAAAGAGCTTGTGGAATGGGTGAATGCCAATGTTACATTTCCCAACAGCATGGTAGACCGCATCACACCGGCGGTAACCCCGGAAGATGTGCAACGGCTTAATGAAAAAAGCGACCTGAAGGATCTGGCTCCTGTATATTGTGAAGATTTTGCACAATGGGTCATCGAGGATGATTTTATTGCAGGCAGACCTGCGTGGGAAAGGGCAGGAGTAGAGTTTACGGATGATGTCACTGCTTTTGAAAACATGAAACTGAGCCTTCTGAATGCTTCCCATACCTTACTCTCTTACCCTTCTTTCCTTATGGGGTACCGGAAAGTAGACCAAGCCATAGAAGATCAAAATGTGGTGAAATTCATCCGCAATTTTATGGATATGGATATCACGCCTCTGGTTCCCGCTCCGAAGAATACTAATCTGGAAGACTATAAAAAAACACTTCTCGAAAGATTTTCCAACCACAGTGTCAGCGACCAGGTAAGCAGGCTGTGCTTTGACGGAATGTCAAAATTCCCGGTATATATTATTCCTAATCTGTCCATAATGATCAAGGCAGGAATGGATCTTACCCGGCCGGCCTTTCTGATTGCTTCCTACAGACATTATCTCAAATATAAAACAGACGATCAGGGGCATTCCTATGAAATTGGAGAGCCCTGGCTGACTGCTGAAGATCAGAAACTGATTGAGGACGAAGATCCTGCTGCTTTTTTGAGCGTATCCGCTTTGAAAGGAACTGACTTGAAAACCTCAGCAGCGTTTGTTGACTTATTTGGTCGGTTTGTCCATCAGATTAAAAATGAGGGAACCGGTTCTGCTCTAAAATCAATCCTAAAATAA